A genomic region of Trypanosoma brucei brucei TREU927 chromosome 3, complete sequence contains the following coding sequences:
- a CDS encoding pumilio/PUF RNA binding protein 8, putative (PUF8 : personnal communication (Van-Duc Luu and Christine Clayton, University of Heidelberg)) — translation MGKTNTKKQEARVARLRSLPKSERLVKIARIKKREGRILDSAEKHALKMSSEYGEIIRLWEVLRTSEGQSKEEEEKEKQKKKGKNKKGEDSTDDVKQQKLSRYKHKYPTVDKLLKKIEPKFDTYVRTPRTSRVIQSMIKYGSTEQLGKIVGLISSGYANYATDAYGHFVVVALLRHAPHDLFDKILSLTIPAVPTLISHRFGIEVIHSAYSSNLCTATNRNLLILAVFKDNIALMKRWKGYPILEDVLAQEVEQRKRLLPKLFELCEKLVSQKSAVDFPFVQRLAAAFIRNGTKHEVSELCDTLRPHLAVLCTIREGAPLASLAFSLTEPKKRKVILRAFSENLGVLVVSKYSAPVIARLFDIVYDVQLLCKYVVNDVVSHITQLINSPFGHQILLHLLTPHDERKTKFLLPNWFQHNLYSVENTRWNCHTWLTHEYKEEEVELCSKDAEQTHLAVLPTLIKKFLEVLSNSEVASKLNKHYVGLIAREVLHVHEKEPAYRKALKLSANDVQVLERLSLSRGKKEPRHEEGGNSVGKITSEVQNKTKGRRLERPQMQKPAETPRVVKKMMKSSGVERSRKEGTKVETVSHAVSTLKKKKKVLPKK, via the coding sequence atggGTAAAACtaacacaaaaaagcagGAGGCTCGTGTTGCCCGCCTGCGTAGCCTTCCAAAGTCGGAGAGGCTCGTAAAGATTGCACGAATTAAAAAGCGTGAGGGAAGGATTCTCGACTCAGCAGAGAAACATGCCTTAAAGATGTCTTCCGAGTATGGTGAAATCATACGGCTTTGGGAGGTTCTCCGCACATCTGAGGGACAATctaaagaagaggaagagaaggaaaaacaaaaaaagaaaggaaagaacaaaaaaggggaggatTCCACCGATGAtgtgaagcagcagaaactcAGTcgatacaaacacaaatacccAACAGTTGACAAACTGCTAAAAAAGATTGAGCCAAAATTCGACACATATGTGAGGACGCCTCGTACAAGTCGTGTCATTCAGTCCATGATAAAGTACGGCTCAACTGAGCAGCTTGGGAAAATTGTTGGACTAATTTCTAGTGGATATGCGAACTACGCAACTGATGCGTATGGTCATTTTGTCGTCGTCGCATTACTTCGTCATGCACCGCATGATTTGTTTGATAAAATCCTGTCACTCACCATTCCCGCCGTCCCCACGCTGATTTCGCATCGCTTCGGCATTGAGGTGATCCACAGCGCGTATAGCAGTAACCTTTGTACGGCTACGAACCGAAACCTTCTAATTTTAGCCGTGTTCAAGGACAACATTGCGCTCATGAAGCGGTGGAAAGGTTATCCCATTTTGGAGGATGTGTTAGCGCAAGAGGTGGAGCAGCGCAAGAGACTTCTTCCTAAACTCTTTGAATTGTGTGAAAAACTTGTGTCGCAAAAAAGTGCTGTGGATTTCCCATTTGTCCAGCGCTTAGCCGCTGCCTTTATTCGAAACGGAACAAAACATGAAGTATCTGAGCTGTGTGACACACTTCGACCACATTTGGCGGTGCTGTGCACAATTCGCGAGGGAGCACCTCTTGCATCACTTGCCTTTTCACTTACGGAGCCTAAAAAGCGAAAGGTTATTTTACGCGCCTTCTCTGAAAACCTTGGTGTACTCGTGGTGAGCAAATACAGTGCTCCCGTCATTGCGCGTCTATTTGATATTGTGTATGATGTGCAACTTCTCTGCAAATATGTGGTGAATGATGTGGTCTCGCATATTACACAACTTATCAACAGTCCCTTTGGACATCAAATTTTGTTACACCTTTTAACACCACATGACGAACGCAAAACTAAATTCCTCCTTCCCAACTGGTTCCAACATAACCTTTACTCCGTGGAGAATACGCGGTGGAATTGCCACACATGGCTCACACATGAGTacaaggaagaggaagttgaGCTGTGTAGCAAAGACGCTGAGCAAACGCATTTGGCTGTGTTGCCAACTTTAATTAAAAAGTTCTTGGAAGTTCTGAGCAACTCCGAAGTGGCTTCAAAACTTAATAAACATTACGTGGGTCTCATTGCAAGGGAGGTGCTGCATGTTCATGAAAAGGAGCCAGCTTACCGGAAGGCACTGAAGCTTTCAGCGAATGATGTTCAAGTGCTGGAACGCTTATCGCTTTCACGTGGAAAGAAGGAACCACGACATGAAGAAGGCGGAAATTCTGTGGGGAAAATCACATCAGaggtacaaaacaaaacgaaagggCGGAGGTTGGAACGGCCGCAAATGCAAAAACCCGCCGAGACTCCCCGAGTTGTTaaaaagatgatgaaaagTAGCGGTGTTGAGAGATCTCGCAAGGAAGGAACTAAAGTGGAAACTGTGAGCCATGCGGTGAGTACactcaagaagaaaaagaaggttcTCCCCAAGAAATAA